Sequence from the Drosophila innubila isolate TH190305 chromosome 3L unlocalized genomic scaffold, UK_Dinn_1.0 0_D_3L, whole genome shotgun sequence genome:
TTCATTCTTTATTTGTACTCAGCACGTGTATTATTTATGCGTGTAGATATAGAAACTGAATAAATTACGAGTAGAGTTGTAAAAATTGCACTAAATTGCGTTAGGAAAATGAAACTGATAGATATTGAAGGATATTCacatattacaaatatattttctaggGCATATCCTTGTGGTACAGTTGATTTGAATTGCACTGCTTTTTAGTTAGCCTCCGATTCGGTTTCCGTCTCTGCATCCACATTGATCTCATCCTCCTCCAGCTCCTCCGCACTCGGCTCCTTCTGCGGCGTTGCCATATGTCGCCACAAATATTGACGGGCAAAGTTCAGAGCAAATGCAGCAGCGGAGGCGGAGGCTGAAGCGGTGGAAGAGGCTGATCCTGAAGATGTGGGCAGAGCAGTACGAAATGCACTATGCTCACCGCCCATTAATAATGGAACTGATGCTGTGTGTGAGGCAGGCGGCGGtgctgttggtgttcctgttcctgtcgCCGGATCGGGGTCTCGGACCGTAGGGCTTatgctgctggtgctggagATGAGGGTGCTCCGAGTGCTGCGCTCTTGTGCCGTGTGCTGATAGGCGGCGGGATGTTGAGCAAATTGGTAACTGGACTGTGGACTGTGTTCCCTCGTAGTGCTCCCGGTTAGAGGCAGTGCACCCAATCCTGCTGCGGGTTGGATTTGCGGCGGCGTCGGGGATGTCGATGCCGATGCTGAGGCCGAGTCGCGCTGTTTCAGCAAATTGACCCGTTGATGACGTCGCCATTTCGCTCGTCTGTTGGAAAACCAAACCTAATTGATCAATCAATGGAGAGATAATTTGTTAGTTCATAAAAAAAGTGTGGGCTATGTCCATGTCCAAGGTCTAAGTATAAACTGGTTAGTAGGCAGGAGGGAATAAAGCATATTCTGTCCATTGTCCATCGGGAAACATAACTCACCTGGATTCTTGCCTCACTTAAGGATGTGCGTGCCGCAAGCTTCTCTCGCGTGCTCACGCACGGATAATGCGACTTCTCGAACTCCTTCTCCAGTTCATCCAGCTGCTCCGGACTGAACGTTGTGCGATTGCGACGAAACTTCGGCTGATCACTGTCCTCCGAGTCCGAATCTTCACCCTCAATGTCTGGGGAAAGCAGGCAGATTGCTTGTTATCCGCTGAAGAATCTTAAGAGTCAAATAACTCACCGATCATGCGATTGGCATCCACATCCGGCGATTGACTGTCCCTGCTGCCCGATCCCGGCGATAGAGCTGGCAACGATAGACGTCCACTGCCGGCGCTGCTGCCACCACAGACACTGGAGCTGTGGTTATTCGTATTGGGATTCGAGTTGCCGTCGGAGTTGCTGTAGCTGCTTCCCGGCAAGGAGCTGCTTCCTGGCAAGGGCACAGCACTCCAAAGTGGATGGTGACCCGGCAACGTCGCTGGCCAAGTCGGAAAACTCGTATAcggatgtggatgcggatgtgTGGGATGCAGGGCATATCCATAACTGGCAGCTCGTGCAAACTCCGCTGCTGCACGCTCTGCGGCTCGATTCCTCAGGATGCGGTTGATGCTGCTCACCGAAGGAGCTGTGGCATTTGTGCAGACACCTGAGGATGGGAAGATCGCAAAAGAAAACAGTGATTAAAGAGAGAATATAAAGAGAACTGAAAAGAAGATCACAGAAGGAAATAATTATTAgcgaaataatatttatagagaAATTCTGAAAAGGAGAAGATCGTAGAAGGAGAGATGCAATACAGAAATAATATAGAGAAAATATATAGGCACCTGAAGAAAAGAGGATTACAGAAAGGGAATGAGGGAAAGATCACAGGAAGAGAAATCTAAGACAGAGATATTgtagttaaaatatatagacaCCAAAGGAACTATAGATCGTAAAAGGAAAGAGTTAATACAGAGACACCTgaagagagaagaagagaTATCTAATACGGATACAATATAGAGACAACAGAAGACGGAAGGATAGGAGTAAAGAGATCAATTGACAattgaaagagagaaagagatcacaagtttaatttaaagagaTCATAAGCGGAACATTTAATATAAGGAAGAATATAGAGATACCCGAATGGAAATGTGTACTACAGGACGAATATCAAGACGAAGACAAAGACGAAAAGAGCACACAAGGAGACAATTAATACaaactttaaatacaaattatgtaGAGACACCTGAAATGCAAAAGATCACAGATGAAGACAAGTAATACGGGCCGAATACAGAGACTATATAAAGAGATATTTCAACCGGATGCAGTGCGTCTTGAACTCCAAATGAACTCCGACTGACACAAATTAGATTGACTGTAATGAGCAGACCAGTTGCGATTCGAATCTACAATCATtcagttggagttggagtctgAGTCTCCAACTTCTGTGTGTCCAAGCAGCTCATGTGAGCGATGGCAATCGGACGATTCATCGCACAGCGCGAATTCAACTGGGCCCCCTAGAAAGTCAGGCAGGCAGTCGGGGAGTCGGTCAGTCGGCTGGTCAGGGAGTCGGGGTAGTCGGGGGATACCACAGTGAGTGACACAAATGTGAGCACATTTACATATCAATCGACTAAGCCTGCAGCGgatgttaataaattaagcaatCGATAAATCTTGGACAAAAGCGAAAACAATACAACGAAACTTACAACATTAAATGAGGAAGAAAACTTGGCCAGGACGCAAACAGTTGCTGTCTGGATCAATTTGCTGGCTAATTCGTATTACGAGTACAGAGTACTGACCATAAACACATCAATAAGATGCTGCAGATGCTGTCAGCTGCTGAAGTTGGAGCTGGACTTGAGTTCGGAGTTGGAGGCGCGTCCAGACGCACTGGATGAACCATTGATTGTTGAGTTGCTGACTTGCTGACTTGGCTTGTCAATGATTCTGCAATTTCGCTTTTGGGGGGTTCCCATCAGTTGCCATTTTAATTAGCTCAACTCTGAAGACTGTCCTCGCTCCCTTTTTGTCTGCTCTCTTAATCTGCATCTCTGTTCGCATTGTTCTCATTGTTCTATTTAGTTTACTCACTCACCTTCGGTAATCAGTCTCTCGCGTATTTCCCACGCGAATATCGTTGGATTTTCGCGTTTATATTGCTCGATCTTTGAGACAACTGTTGGTGTGGCCACCTTGGGCTTGGAGCCACCAATCAGACCCGGTGGACGCAGTGTGCCTGCCAAATAGAAAGAGAAatcttttaattgatttatgctaatttcaattttcattcattccaACACAGGTGTGACCTCTGCGCTTCCAGCGACCTCTGCCTCAGGCCAAATCGCATAATTTTCACATTATCAATCGCAGCTCCCGGTTTGAGTTGGAATCCGCACTTTACTCAATCGTGTGGGCGTTATTCTCAACAGGTCAAAAGCCCGTCGGCTACCTGACAAGCTtaccaactgactgactgactgactaactgactgactaactagCTAAACAATTGAACTCGCGTTTCGTTTTTCTATAGCGcgttaatttgaatatttgtaaatgACACGaatacaacaactacaattccATATACAATGTCAGCCTCAGTTTCAGCCCAGCTTGAATGATAATTTGTCGGAAGCAACTGACAGGCGTATGCTGTTTATCTTGTGAATTAGGCGTTGAGCTCAGAGTACACTCGCAgaaaaatcatatatttttgtacagATTTCAGAAATCaaagaataatataaatgtacatactGGCGATAAgttgattataataataaaaatactgtCACTGCtcatttgcttaaaatatatttagcgAAAGTTAGaaagacaatttttaaataacgctTAGATCAAATACTCGTagatagaaataatttatttctataccagctacatatatatattaatacatatttatattaatatgtaataccggaaccggtactggaaccgttaaccgaaattttttgtttttgttttttaacatttaattatttttgttttaatttatctgccgtaccggtacgtaccggtactgataccggaactaaaagaaaataaccGAAATATAACCGTTTACCGTTTAATGGTTTGATTCCTTGatttaaattgacaatttttaaatatttctcaaaTAAATGAGTGAAATAAACTAttgccaaatatttttaatttctgtctAATTTTgcttactaaaaatatttaatatatttacaaatatttaaaatttattgaaaaaaaaaaatggtttctTTAAAAACGTATTGTTCTTATAATGCTTGGTACCTTATTACAGTCGTATGATTTGGATGATCATTAATTGAATAACCTGTGGAAGGCATAGTTGGAAAATTCTTACAGAATTTTTCAAGACTATGACTATTTAGTTTTACATTATTATGCTTAACTAAAACAAgacttaaaattaagttattcaaaatttgCCTATTCTTTCTTTACAGTgaataaaacgaaataaaatagTACGATATTAAAAGAACTTTAAAacgagaaaaaataataaattataaaaataatttcatattatcAAGCTTTAGCTTTTATTGCATTATATGTTCTTATGAGCATGCCTTTCGCTCAGTGTAGTCGCTTCAGTCAATATATGCATTTGTCGCTTTAGTGGCACAGGTAAAATgcaagtgtgtatgtgtgtgtgtgtacttatgTAAATTGGATTTTGCGCAAAAcggaaattatttatacatttacacAGTTCAAATTAACCAGCTTCGGCACTCTCCCCCTCCCCTACATTTCCCTTACCCGAAGGCGAGTACACTTtgaaaatgaatgaattgCCGTCGTGATGGCTGCGCACAGATCAGAACAATTTGTGAGTATGATTCAAAGATAACTCAGTGAATTGTTGTAGTGACCGAATTGAGCTGTGCTCAACAATCAACTGCACTCAGTAAATCAACTAGATACACGACGTATCAAGGTATGATTACAAGTCAAGTTCTATTGTTTAACTAGTTTTGTatactttaattataaataaagactGGCAATGAAATCTCAGATTCCCTgcttaatatgtttttttgagTGTTTGGCAATAGATGTTCCAAGGAAAAAGTCCAAATTAAAGTCTAAGGAAGACTAAGGAAATTCCctgcttaatatattttcttaagtaTTTGGAAATATATGTTCCAAGGAAAAAGTCCAAATTAAAGTCTAAGGAAGACTAAGGAAATTCCctgcttaaaatgttttcttgaGTATTTGGAAATATATGTTCCAAGGAAAAAGTCCAAATTAAAGTCTAAGGAAGACTAAGTACAGCGAAGTACTTAAAACAATGAGGACTCATtataaagtaaaagtaaaactgGACGccagtccgcgctagtgacgaaagcagcgcGAAAGTAGACTAGCAATGTGTACAGGAAGAATGgataaataatactaataaggtaaaataatttacataagcgaatacaaattaaaaactactTAGATAGCTTTTTCTAAAGTACCTTaagtcaaaattaagatttttgaaTGGATTTATACTTGGATGGAAGAACTATGAAATAACTTACTGACTTCAGCTCACTTCGCTCTTAACTCTTCTTCTCACACACAATCGGAATCTATAGCTATTTCTTTCAGCTCTAACCACTGCTCTCTTCCAGTTTTTTCCCCTGCTGCCTTCCTGCTTTCCCCCCTCTTTATATCCTCAAAtcagttgttgttactgcaCTTCATTGAGTGCATAGAATTCAATTTGGAGCGCTAAGATTTGTCTTAGATGGCAACAGGTGTGCGATTGCCGCAACCTCAATTACACACGCTGGAAttgagtgtatgtgtatagAGATTGGCCAGGTGTCACTTTGGGCATGGTAAGGTGCAATCGATTTGTCGTGTATACGTGACCCTGGCCTCGGAGTGcagtttcagttgcagttgcagttaaaGTTGCCGTTGCAGGCTGCACAAATCGATTACGGACGCTTGAGACCCTAATTTGGCTGGACACATGGCAATTGCATTTGGAGCGCGTGTTTTGTGGTTCCGCGTTATGCAAAAGATGTCGCTAGCACTGATTACATTGGTCAGGCTGAGCTTAGACACACAGCCAATGCCAAGCCCTAGTCATAACACTATACCTTCTTCCCCCGACTCTCCTAACCTGTTAACCCTTTGTTCTTTCCATTACTCTTGTTCTTCTAGTCATCATTTACCCACCTCTGTAACATCTTCCCGTTCCTGCTTCGACCTTTCTTTCTATCGtcttacaattttttcttaaccACATTTACCTTACCCCCGTAACCCCATTTCTCAAtctattttttctgtttttaactCCTTAAATTTATTCCTTTACCTAACTTTACATCTTTTTGCCCCTTACCCTTACCCCTTACGTTTCACTCCCTTTTTCCGTAGCCTCTACCCCTCTAACCCTATTCTCATTACCTCTTTATTTTAACTCCTTAGCCTCTTTCATCTTTTGCATCTTCCATAACTTATTCCCCTTAAGTCCCCTCGAAAGCTTCCTTAATCCTTTCTTCGTATCTATTTCTTCCTTTTCTTTAACTTCTTAGCCCTaattcgttttcatttttcctTTATCCGCATATGTCCGACCACCTTCCTGTAAACCCTTTTCTCTAACTTCATTTCCTCTTTTCCTTCaaaattttctcattttcgtTTACTTTACTCCTTACTTCTTATCCCGTACTCCTTTCTCATTACCCATTCCCCATAACCCATTTTTGACACATCTTATGATCGTTCGCCTTACCATTttactagtgatgtaaaaatatatcgaagtATCGACAGCTCGATTTTCAcggaagcgattatcgagtacttcaactcgatgattGTTTTGACGACCTATCAAGTTGAATAAAtcgatttgcataaaaaatcgacaactcacagGTTGTTCATCGTAGGAAATTTGTAGAATTAAGTTTGGTCGTACCAAATTGCCAAGGTttgaataaaacataaaaacgatgcaagaaaaataagatttctaaTAAAAGATCTACTATTTTTCGAGATATCGACAACtcaatacttatttttggcgattttccATTTCGATTCaaaactcgatctaaagttAAGATATACATCACTACCTTTTTCCCATCTTCCCTTTCTTCCTTAGTCATTTTCGACTTTTCTCCTTCTCCCTTTACCATATACTTTCCCTTACGCTTTTCGCCTTAGCACCTTTATTGAACTTCTTACCGCTTTTCTTTAACCACTTGCCCCCTTTCTCTAATCCCTTAACCATGATCGCATTACAGAGGTGCCAAATTATAGACTTACCCAGCAGCTTAGAGACTGCACCTTGCTGGGAAAGCATGTGCTGCGCCAGATCGTAACCCCGTAGTCCAAAGCGTGACAGTTCCAGCAGACGATGCTGTGAGGCCAGGGCGCTGAGATTGGTAGCTGCCGCCGATCCCGGAGgtccgttgccgttgcctgcAAAGAGAGCCAACGTGGGAGCGGGTGGTGTACCAGGAGCCACAGAACTGGACGAGCAGTGGCTGTGCGTAAGCGCTAAAAGcagacagagagcgagagagagagagagagagaagaagagtGAGTGAATGAGATGGCAAGAGAATCATTAAATGTCAATTGGAATTTAAACGAAGCTGCTGCCAGCATTCCGCGCATGGCACGCAAACACCAAGAAATTTGTAGTGAAGTTAGGGTCAGGGGGTAGGAGTAGGGCCTTGGTGGCCTAGGGGGACCTAGGGGGTAGAGGGGCAGTGATGATTGGACAAATTTCGGTCTGTTTTTGATCGACAGA
This genomic interval carries:
- the LOC117788741 gene encoding paired box protein Pax-7 isoform X1 is translated as MATTAASAASTRTSTQITTIASHAADYTPVTTTPTEVTATMSTQVMPVGMPTLRLPHHLPLLGGIDYAGQKTMTTGSGNVAQPTAAAPTALTHSHCSSSSVAPGTPPAPTLALFAGNGNGPPGSAAATNLSALASQHRLLELSRFGLRGYDLAQHMLSQQGAVSKLLGTLRPPGLIGGSKPKVATPTVVSKIEQYKRENPTIFAWEIRERLITEGVCTNATAPSVSSINRILRNRAAERAAAEFARAASYGYALHPTHPHPHPYTSFPTWPATLPGHHPLWSAVPLPGSSSLPGSSYSNSDGNSNPNTNNHSSSVCGGSSAGSGRLSLPALSPGSGSRDSQSPDVDANRMIDIEGEDSDSEDSDQPKFRRNRTTFSPEQLDELEKEFEKSHYPCVSTREKLAARTSLSEARIQVWFSNRRAKWRRHQRVNLLKQRDSASASASTSPTPPQIQPAAGLGALPLTGSTTREHSPQSSYQFAQHPAAYQHTAQERSTRSTLISSTSSISPTVRDPDPATGTGTPTAPPPASHTASVPLLMGGEHSAFRTALPTSSGSASSTASASASAAAFALNFARQYLWRHMATPQKEPSAEELEEDEINVDAETETESEAN
- the LOC117788741 gene encoding paired box protein Pax-2 isoform X2 — translated: MATTAASAASTRTSTQITTIASHAADYTPVTTTPTEVTATMSTQVMPVGMPTLRLPHHLPLLGGIDYAGQKTMTTGSGNVAQPTAAAPTALTHSHCSSSSVAPGTPPAPTLALFAGNGNGPPGSAAATNLSALASQHRLLELSRFGLRGYDLAQHMLSQQGAVSKLLGTLRPPGLIGGSKPKVATPTVVSKIEQYKRENPTIFAWEIRERLITEGVCTNATAPSVSSINRILRNRAAERAAAEFARAASYGYALHPTHPHPHPYTSFPTWPATLPGHHPLWSAVPLPGSSSLPGSSYSNSDGNSNPNTNNHSSSVCGGSSAGSGRLSLPALSPGSGSRDSQSPDVDANRMIDIEGEDSDSEDSDQPKFRRNRTTFSPEQLDELEKEFEKSHYPCVSTREKLAARTSLSEARIQTSEMATSSTGQFAETARLGLSIGIDIPDAAANPTRSRIGCTASNREHYEGTQSTVQLPICSTSRRLSAHGTRAQHSEHPHLQHQQHKPYGPRPRSGDRNRNTNSTAACLTHSISSIINGR